AGGGGTCTAGACAAGACAGGGTTCTCCACAGTAACACAGGGTTAGGGGTCTAGACAAGACAGGGTTCTCCACAGTAACAGAATTGGGGGTCTAGACAAGACAGGGTTCTCCACAGTACACAGGGTTAGGGGTCTAGACGACAGGGTTCTCCACAGTAACACAGGGTTAGGGGTCTAGACAAGACAGGGTTCTCCACAGtaacacagggttagggtttagacAAGACAGGGTTCTCCACAGCAACACAGAGTTAGGGTCTTGATAAGACAAGGTTCTCCACAGAATCATAGTTCGTTCTAGATCTTTATAATGTTTGGGTTAGGTTCAAAGCCTGAAGAGCTCAACATTATGAATGAGTAGCTTTTGTTTAGAGACTAAATAAGTTGCCTCAGACATAATACATTCAATGATTTAAGGTGTTTGGTCATGTAATTTAAAGGAGGGGGATGTTAAACGAGTTGTACGTGATGTTAGGATGTGTTATGAACAGTCCCTGTGATTGTTCACAGCTCAGTTAGAATTTTTTGAACAATGTTGAGTAGTTATGAACAGGCTTGAGAGCTGACTCCCTCTCCATGTGACCCCCTACAGCCTAGCATCAGCGGGACAGACTTGGATAAGTTCCGTAAGGTTCTTCTGGGCCACTGCGACATGAACGGAGATGGAAAAATCCAGAAGAATGAGCTGGCCCTGTGCCTTGGCCTCAAACTCACCTAACGATCCACTGGGAAACGTGAGGATCCGGCAGCCACAATAACTTCCTGTCTCCCCACTATAGCTAGCGCCGGAAAATAACAGCTAACTCGTTGCCGTGGTAGCATGCAGCAGTAGCTTGTTGACAGCCAAAGAGCATTGCATTGTGGTCCAGGAAGTAGATGTGGAAGCAGAAAGTAGAGGTGGTATGATGTGGACTCTTTTGGTCATCTCATAGACACTCAAGTAAAACATCAATCTTGTGATTTGTTGTTACTTTGTTGATATTCCTATCTGGTGTGCAGTAAGTTTGTTTATTGTAAGTATTTCAATTTTTTAGTCAAAGCCTATACACGGTTTCTATTCTCACAATAGCTTGAATGCACATTACTTGAAAACATCCACACTAAATAAGTGGCAATAACATCTGTGATAAGTTGTGTGATAGCGGTGATATTGCAATGCTTGTTGTGTTGGTCTCATGGATATTAAATcaaaatcataataaaaaatGTCAGACTCACAGTTTGTTTAGTGAGTATGGACATGATGCCAGTGACTGGCCTTAATGTAATGTATTTGCTATTGTGTGTCTTTGCTTTTGTGACATCCCTGTTTTTAGGTAAGGGATCATATATAAAGCTCATTCAGCTTCAACAATAGTCTCCAGTCTATGTTTTCACCAGTGTGTAcaatttacatgtagtcatttagcagacgctcttatccagagaacCAGTTTGTCATCAAGGTCTAAAACCACAAGCCAATCACGTCAATCCAAGCAGCTTTCACCACAATGGCATGATGTCAAGCATGTGTGATTGCACGCAGTGGAACAGAGCAGGTATCTTTAGAAAGGGAGATTGAAGGGACCATTAGCTACCATGATAGCAGTCCTCACAACAGTTGAGCTCCACGATGGCTTTCTCAGACGTTTATTTCCCCGGATACCTAGAAACCACACCATTCACATGGCAGCAATGGTGCTTTGGAAACGTATTGAGCTGCAAAGCATGAAACAGATCCAAAGACAAACACCAAACCATGTGTAGTTAGGGGGCGTGGGGCTTTAAAAGGTTTTCTGAAGTCTGTAAACATGTAACATATGAAtttcgcttttatccaaaaccaTGTACAGTGTAAACCTGAAACCTCTGGATCTGCACGGCAAACACTCTACCATTGAGCCATACCTAACCTATTGTCTACTTTAGGCTGCTGTTTGGTCAAATGCAGGGAGACAAATGTCTCTCCTGAAAATGAACCCCTCGCCTGGTGTTGTTGGGCAGTATAAGTTTGTGTTACCATGACAATATCAATGTTGCCATCCAATTACCCCTGGAAAGACCAACTACCcccataccaagtttcacttGAGTAATAAATAAACTGTGATGAAGTGTAACTACATAGCTGTTCCTATttaactacaatgttgttacCATATGCTTTGCTATGTGATTACATTGGAACCATATGTGAAGGATGAGAAGCCCATGAACTTTTGGATATTTTATGGAAGCAAGTTGCTATTGGACATCGCTAGCTTTGGCCAACTGAATGCACTTTGGTGGATGGCAGGTTAGCTAAATTTAGCTTCTAAGTGGATTCATGTCTCCATGTGGTGGTTGGTTGCCATTATGTGGAATTTCCGGATTAAAACCGGATGAATAGAGTTTCATGACACGTTGTGTGATAACTTGGTTTGACAATTGTtcacacatttattttatttttatggagTGACAGTCAGCCACCGGTAGCGTTGAGCCAATTTAGGATACTGTTGCTAAAGGTGACAAGATCCATACTTCCACGTAGCGGTGATGGTGATGTTGTTGTCTCAACGTTGAAACATTCAACCTGGGTAGTTCCGTGGTAGTTGTACCCTTAATGTAAAATGTTGCCGAGCAACCAGACCAGGCTTGCTTCTACATCTTACATCCTAACAGATGCTGGgagaacagggaggagggaccATGCCCACTAAACAGCCACTTAGAGGCAGAGAGAATTACAGAGGACAGCTGTCTTGAGGTTAATCATTATATCAACTAGCTGCCCACTGAAATGGTCCCATGGTGCCTCTGCAGGGTATGGATcaaatcagacagacaggccctagTCATGGCGGTCAAACGTGGTTTCCTCTTGGGACACGCGGAGAGACGAGTCGAGGTTTTGAACTCTGATCAGTCTGACGGAAGTGGGTGCAGCTGAGCAGCTATTTGTGTGAAGCGATGAGTCATGGAGGAAGCCAAGCTAGACGCTGCGGCTTCATCTGCAGTCTGAAAAGGACGGGTCAAACTTCGAAACTCGACACATGCGACAACACAATCTCAGAGTCTACTGTGTTGATGTGAACGCATGGTGCAGATATCGGACAGGACACTCTGGTACAGTCCTGGCTTACAGTACAACAATGGATTTAGCTCTCTTGGTAAATGCACAGTTAAAGCCATCACCCCTAAACACTCCTGCTCTGGCACAGCCCTGGTTCACCACCCTGGGACGGCTCCAGGAATGGGCACCATTAAATTGGGtgaacccccacacacccccacacacccaccctagTTGGGTGACCCAGCCCTCccgcacacacccacccagccagGGTGACCcggccctcccccacacacccaccttaGTTGGGTGACCcggccctcccccacacacccaccctagTTGGGTGACCCAgccctcacccacacacccaccctagTTGGGTGACCcggccctcccccacacacccaccctagTTGGGTGACCcggccctcccccacacacccacccagccagggtgacccagccctcacccacccagccagggtgacccagccctcccccacacacccacccagcctGGGTTAGCCGGCGGAGAGGTGTGCCCTTCCTCACATGCCTGATACCCCCCATAGGTGGTTCCTCCTCCCACAGCTTTCTGACAGCTGCTATCATccctggtggggatggggggtaaTCACACAGATGCCACCCCTCCtcctgacccctccaccctggtcATTATCTGTTTCTGTCCCTGTGGTTAAACTGACAGtcctcccccaggcccccagccagctgtgtgtgtgtgcgtgactgtgtgtctgtttgtgtgtctgtatgtaagcgtgtgtgtgtgtgcatgtgtgcggtgagggaaggagacaaTTGCAGAAGGCTTTGAGTGAGGGTGCAGGGAGGGGACAGTGATACAGGGGGTCACGGGGGGTGATGGGGGCAAGGGGGAGACATGGGGAGATGGGGGTGACATGGGGAAGTCAtgaaggatggtgtgtgtgtgtgagagagagagagagagagagagagagagagagagagagagagagagagagagagagagagagagagagagagagagagagaaaacagaccgACAGAGATGACAAATTTAAGTggaaaaggaaggagagagaagagaaaggagaagagaggaggatcaTCCACGTTCACATCATCCAGAGCCTTACTACTTCATAGCAACTTTATCCTCATTCAGCCTAGACACATCTCGCATCTCTTTTAGATGGAGTCTCTTTTATTGGCTCGTCCGACACCGAGGGACGTATTTCCTTTCAAGTTCTCTCACATTTAAACGTAATGAATTAGGATGCAGCGCCATCGCCCTCCACAGGCAGCTTCGAGAAACAGCTACAACTCAGTCAATGGAATGAATGGTCGAACAGACCAAAGGAAAATAAACGAAACTACAGACGCAGCAGAAGCTGCGGAAGCTTTTAAAGTTAATGATCGACGGTTATATCTATGTTCCGACaattctgctgtactttctatgtgctTATTTgtatgtctgctaaatgaatcaaatgtaatgtaaatataaaaaagtgTTAATGGATCAACCCGTTAACTGCAGTTCGTAGGAGTGACGCCAGGTGGCACTGTTGGCACAATGCAGATTTCCTTACTTAGATACATTTGATGACGTACTCCTCTCCAACGTTTACATTTCCAACATCATGATGGTGAGTCAAAATGGCTGTGGGATAACGGTGGACTTTGGGCGTAGATAGGCAAGCAAATGAGCTCCATTAGACCGACCATTGTTTGAGCTGTTCTCCATTTAACACGCACCACAGTCGTAACCAAGGGGATTCGCGCTGTGTCTATTTCTCTAATAGCAGCTGATTTCAGCATGCTGAGTAACGTTGCTAAGTAAATGATCTCTTGGTAAGTAAACTACGCTAcgagctagctactgtactgtatatgtctGTAGAGAGTTAGTTAGCTGCTTTGCTAGCCTAGTTGCTAGCGAAGGTAAGCCCATCTGAACTAGTCAGCTGCTAGCTAGTTGGTATTACAACATAGCATATGTTTACATGTTGTCTATCTAGCCTGGCTAGCTAGGTTTCACGGCCTCGACTGTCTTGTAATGCTAGGCTACCTAGACAAGCTAAGCTAGTTTTATAGCGAGTCTACCATCTTGCCTGTTGGTAACGAGCCAGCTGGATCATTGAAAATTCAACTTCAAATTCAACTCCAATATTAGCAAAGTTGTGGTTTTATAACATTTAGACATGGCGATTTCGTCTCTTATAAACGTACAATGcatttgctagctagctctacataTACTAGCTAATTTACCTAGCCGAATGTTTTACCATTCACAGATAGTTTAACCTAGCGTTGTTGTGGAGCTTGACTATCTGACCGGCTATACTATTTAGATTATCGTCAGAGTGCCGTGTGGATAAACAAATTACCCAAAAACAGCAGTTGTTTACTAACGTTAAAATATAGTACTGAAGGAGTAGCAAGTCTAAATGTTCGCCAGCTAAATAAGCCATTGTTTGTGGGCTAATTGAGAGGTGCTGTTCATTTTTGTTCCATTCTTGTGCCCCAAACTTTGAACTGTAGATTACAAACCCCGAGGTCATGGTGTAACTGTGGCGACCCCCACTCGCACGTGTATGGGAAGGATGGAGAGCGACTGCCGGATTCCAATGAGCTGCCTGCGGCCGCGTATCCTGGCCCTGCACGCTCTCTTCTGGGGACTGGTGTCTCTCAGGTGGGTGGGATGTCGTCATATAGGAACGGAACTACGGGTTCTGTTGCTATAAGTGCGTTATATCGTTCTATTAGGCCGTACTAGTCATTCCCTAGTGCCAACACTGTCTGTTGATATTACCAGCTGTGCTGTTTTATTGGTGTTTTGTAATTTCCTCTAACCTTTGACCCTGTCTTCTTTAGAGTGTTTGGTGCAGCCCTGCTGAGTGAAGAGAAGGCCTCAGGTAGGTGCACATTCTCTGGCCTCTCACATGAAAGCCTGGCGATGCATTGCTGCAACGCATGTCACATTGTCGTTGAGATGTTGCCGCCGTTTAGCTGTAACTTAGAAGTGGTTGTTTTGCTGTATATTCTACGGGCGCAATTTGTATGTCGCTGTCGATGACGGGCGTGCATGCGGCCCTAGAGGTGTGCTCTCATCCACGGGGCTTCCTTTGATCAGCTGCCTGCTCCTCACCACGACAGGATGAGTGTTCCTCTGAAATGTGGCGTGTCGCCGCGTCATCTCGGGGTTGTCTGTAGAAACAGCATTCGGGGGTGGATGAGAGGATGTTTAGAGGGTTCGTTTTCGAGATCTGATCTCTGGGTACGGGCACAGCTCAGCGGTGGAGCTTCCGATGGAGGCGTCCGCCAAGTGAATACGGGATTGTGATGCCATCCCTTGTCTTgcggttcaaatcccccccctgTGTGTCCCTTTTGGATAGAAGTGACGTCGAGTCTTCCAAATGAAGACGTTAGTATTATGAGATGCTGTTTGTCTTTGAGTCATGGCGCCGTCTCTTGTTGTCCCGTGTTCCCCAGTGGCCAAGCCTGTTGGCACTCCATGCTGGCTGGTTGAGGAGTTTGTGGTGGCTGTGGAGTGCTCGCAGTGTAATGCCTTCCAGTCGGTGAggcatctctctcgctctgtctcacacgcacacacacactcaaatacaatTCCTGTTTTTCTTGTGAtctgtatccctctctctgtgtcttaacacacacacacacacagttttgagCCATTAATAGAAGCATGTCATCTTCtcatggagctgtgtgtgtgtgtgtggttggaggGCTCTAacacccagtgtgtgtgtttggtatcAGTATAAAGGTGTGTGCGGAGGGCTctaactatgtgtgtgtgtgtgtgtagcatcagtataaaggtgtgtgtgtgtgaagggcttttaacagtgtgtgtttggcgtgtgtgtggcatTAGTATAACTGTGTGTGGAGAGCTCTTAACTCCAGTGTGCTTCCTCCAGAAGTCGTGGGCAGCATGCACGCGAACGGGATACGTGGAGAGGATCAACTGCACCAAGTCCAACAGGGACGAGTACAAGAGGTGAGACGACTGGTGTAGACCAAAGATAGAATTACCGGGGATGAAAGCCTATGCGCGATGAGGGTTAGCGTTAAACCTAGCACAGTCATACTACGACAATGTAAGCAACCGCAGGAAACATCAACATTTGCATCGTCACATTGTATTGTTTTCTATGCCCCCGactccctcctccctggctGCTTCTCCCCCATAGCTGCCGGTCATCCCTGCTGGAGGAGCACCTGTTCTGGAAGTTTGAGGGGGCGATGCTGGGCCTGACTCTGCTCTCCgccctggtggtggtggtccgCCAGCGCTCCCTGGACCGGCTGGCCTCCGAGAAGGTCCGCAGGCAGATCGAGTCCATCTAGAACCcggaaccaggaccaggaccaccaGAGTCTTGCCTGGGGGAGGCTCTCAGACCCGTTTCCATCTGGCTGCTTTTTAAAACCGAACcgaggggggcgggcgggggggggggtcagttagCCCTGTTGTAGAGGGTAGGCCTCCTGCAGACTGTAGGATCTAACGGCACAGTCTGACCCCAGTCTGACCTTAGAACTGTTTATATCTCCAGTGTGAATCTTTCCAACTCTGGACACCAACCATTCTAGAACCTAACAATAGGTATATAACTAATGAAATGCCAATAGTTTTGGAACCTGGACTGCAACCGTGCTAGAACCAAGAGGCCAAGTGTTCCAGAACCTAGACATCGATAGTTCTTGACGCCGGAGGTTCTAGAACTTAGATGCCAATAGTTCGGGAACGTAGACGACAACAGTTTTGAGACGGACAGGAGAGTTGCTTGGTGATGTTCGGAGCTCCGAGCCGTGCTGCTGAGTAGAGATGATGGCCGGCAAAGAGGAGAAACCTTCTGGAAGAGAACTTTTTCTCCAGCTTGGACGACGTGTGCATAATATCAGCTTTGGGGATTTTaatgatatatatttgtttttcccCAGAGTGAGTTTTGTGAAAATGGCTAAAATAATGTGATGAGACATGGTATATGTCAGTTATTTGGATTTTCAGAGAGGTTTAGACTTTAAACCTGGTGTCGAATGTTTCCCCCCCCAGACATGTAAACACAAGTTCTATTTATATTCTCTTTCAAACGCACCGTTCCTGGGAAGAACCTGACTAATCCCACAGGACCGTACGGCTGAAAGCACACGGCTTCCCCTCCCAGCCATCCAGTTAGTCAGGTCTGTCATCGACTGAGGACGGGTGTGTTCTTGGAGAGAGTGTACAAGCCCCGGACTAACTACTGACACTTGAGCGCCTAATGGGTTCTAAATAGAGGGTTTATGGGGGTGGGTGATCGCACAGTGTTATGTGGCATGCTTTTTTCATTTGGGTACACGGTTTCTGGGAGGTGGGACATCTAATGGGGTTTAATGTGAAGCCTTCTGAAGAGGTTTAATTTCACCAGCTTTCGGTTTGTAAAGCCATGGATAGGACAACGATCACTTTCTAGATGTAAACAGGAAACATTTGAACTTTGATTCACTACACAATTTCAGCTTGTTATTGTTTAATTTGGTTTACTTGTGtcatttaccccccccccccccccccctccccagcctgtcCTTGTGACAAGCAGAACTTGGcaccagaggtcaaaggtcaaaccaATGTGTCACTTCAGGTCACTTTGTTCCATAATGCGATGTGTTGTCAATTGTAAGATGTGTAAACACCTGTCCCTTCATCTACATCTTGGTGCTCATCTCTGGTTGACTTGCATTGCGAAACAGACGGCTTGTTGTCATTGGATGAATATGTGATGATCTTGGTGTTTTGCAGTGTTCCACCTGATTACCTACACCAAGCAATCATGACCTATGGGTTTTGCCAATTGTCATTTTCAGTCTCTGAGCTCAAGAGGAATCGCCAGTATTTTCTGACATTGTTCGCTGATGTTTAAAACGTGATTTTATCATAGTTTTACGTTTCGactgtaaataaatgtatttttatgaaAGCGATGTGAGATGCCAGCTGCTGACTCGACATGTGAATTATGCAGAAACAATAAATGAGATAAAAGGAAAACGAATCTGCCTTTTGGGTAAGTCTTATCAACACAGCCAGCACTATCTGCCAACTTATTTACATGCCTACGGACAACATGAATGGAAACCCAagatgtacaaatcaaattaAAACTAAATTGTATAGGCCTACTACTTTTATAAGCAACGACACCGATAAGTTCCCAGTTAAGATTGTATCAACATGCAGGATTTTTATAAAACGATGCATCCAAAATCATTGTTACTATCGGCAACAGCAGGGTTCATGGTACGTGTAAGGTGCAGTCGAGGTCAGAGAGTCCGGAGGAAGAAATGGGAACACCGGGACCCGCGCGGGCAGCGGCAGACCTGGCCGTGCCTGATCTCTCTCAACCCCGTGCATAACTTTCTCACGTTGCACTGCAGAAGAAGAGACAAATACGCTGGAGATACTATGATCTTTAAAACGTAGCCTACCTACTTTCACACAAATCGTTGGGGGGAAACGGTCATTGTTAATCTGTAAGGGTTTCTCAACCCTGTGAAATTTTGGGGTCATACTAGAGATGTTTGGTTTGACTGATACTAAAGCCACGAGATGTCGCCATAACCCTACAGTATCGATGTGAGGACCTGCGTTTGTACGCAGGGAGCTATAGGCTAAAGTTGAGTAAAGGTTTAGGGCTCAATAGAATAGAGAAGAAGACACATACCAATATGGTGATTCTTCTCCTGCGGAGCCGTCGACATACGCCAGGAAGACGGTTGAAGTTCTCCCTCAGCTCGGCCCACGGCCTCCGATAAAGACTGCCGTTTCTCGTATCATTGACAGAGATACTTAACGGCTATGCAAGACAATAGGGACATGGTGAGCAACCTTTGAACAAAAGTGTTTGTCTTTATATTATAATTCAATGTGTATAAGTAGGTCTAATTATAACAAGTGTTTTTAAAGTTAAAAATTTCAAGTAGCCAATATTGACCAGCTCGTGCTCTCGGGGATTAGGGCGCGTTTGCGAAGAAGGAACCGGTACTGGCAGGCTCGTCTCCACTCCGCGGGACAGAAAGTTGACCAATAAAATGGAATTCATTATGAGGAAAATCATTGTGAACTTTGACACTGATTGAACTCTTCTCCGTCAGCCCGTGACGCTCCTCGGTTGATATGGCACCAACACGCAGGCGTGCTCCTCATGCGCGAAAAGTCCTACTGCGCGTCACAAGACGCTGTCCAAGGTTATGAGAATACttgaataaatattgtcaaGTCGATGCCAGTTCAGTTAGGCTACTAACTATATTTCCATCATAATCCAGCTCAGACGTGAAACAAAAAAACCTTCCAGAATGTATTAGGAGCGCAGGTGCGTTAACAGTTCTAAATGTGTCTACTCGCCCACACAGTAGTCTTTTCCGTTTTGTAAGCGGATTTAATGACCACATGACTTAAGGTTGACAGAGACCCAAGTACCTACACCTGTTTTACATGTCATGTCAAGAGTCAGGACAGTGTTCACAACAGAACTTCAGACGTTCATAGGCACGTATGTTACATTCAcctttacatgtattcatttagcagacgcttttatccaaaacgtgcataggtcaatgatcataaacaacgagatagccccaaaactattgcaggtagccaaaacatgaaggatacattgtgaaaagcaaataagtacCAATGGATAGACCCTTCACCACaggtcttcaccacagcactatGCAGGTTCtcctagacctaagtgcagcttttgacactgtggatcatcAAATTCTCTTGAAACctatggagtcaggtggctgagcggatagggaatcgggctagtaatctgaaggttgccagttcgattcctggctgcgcCAAATGAagttttgtccttgggcaaggcacttcaccctacttgcctcggggggaatgtccctgtacttactgtaaatgtaaatggagaACTATGTTTGGATTTCTGGtattcacttcagtggtttaggtCGTATCTATTTTACAGATCACAATTTGTCCACTATGACTCCGCTCATCCAGGAGTTCCACTGTAAAATACCATAGGGTTCCGTTTTTGGCCCTCTGCTATTTTCGCTCAACATgctgcctttaggaaacataattagaagctcTGCTCTAAATTTGCattgctatgcagatgatactcagctatacatgtctataaagcctggagaattGCCACAGGCCCTGGAAAATTTTGTTTCTGGGATAagaacttggatgacagcaaatttccttcttctcaatttggataaaaccgaggtGCACATTTTTGgacctaaaaaatacagaaataatttatccaatctgacctTAGACCTAAACGGCATCAAAGTCTCTCAAAGTCAGCTGGTAAAAAAATTTACGAGTcccaatggacccagacctttcgtttgagtaccatattaagtaAATTACCAGAactgcatttttccatctatgCAACATAGCCAAAATACGAaatttcctctcaaaggatgatgctgaaaaacgaaTACATGCATTTGTTACATCCTGACTGGACTACTGCAATAtattgttctctggcctccaaGTACCAACTTAAAAtgacagcgggtgcaaaatgctgctgctagactattgaccaGAACCAGAAAGTATGATCACATAACATCTACTCttgtctctttacactggctccctatccaagccagagctgatttcagaGTTATATTACAAacctacaaatctctgcatgtaTTGGCACCACTATACCTCTCTGGTCTTTTTGCACCCTATCACCCCATAAGGTCAGTAAGATCCCAAGATGCCAGCAATCTGGTGGTTCccaaaattaattaaaaaaaacagctggaggcaTTACGTcggttctcatatagagcacctcttctcttgACCAAATTATCTGtttcaattaaggaagctgataccgTTTCGACATTCAAAACGAGGTCAAGAAAACGTTTTTGTTTCGTCAGTTCTACAActgctaaagtgtgtgtgtatgtactttcAATGTAAacctgaagtgtgtgtttgtctgtatatgTATCATTTATAACTTTTAAATGACAAATATAGCTTCTATATGTTCATGTCGCCCCATCTAAATttgacaaataaagtaaacctgttactctatattgttactgtttttGTTCCTGTTGGAGACGACGGGGGACGGGGAATTCGTATTCGTATAAGAAAAACGTATTTTAGAGTTTCTGTGACAGTC
This genomic window from Hypomesus transpacificus isolate Combined female chromosome 4, fHypTra1, whole genome shotgun sequence contains:
- the jtb gene encoding protein JTB isoform X1, with product MGRMESDCRIPMSCLRPRILALHALFWGLVSLRVFGAALLSEEKASVAKPVGTPCWLVEEFVVAVECSQCNAFQSKSWAACTRTGYVERINCTKSNRDEYKSCRSSLLEEHLFWKFEGAMLGLTLLSALVVVVRQRSLDRLASEKVRRQIESI
- the jtb gene encoding protein JTB isoform X2, encoding MGRMESDCRIPMSCLRPRILALHALFWGLVSLRVFGAALLSEEKASVAKPVGTPCWLVEEFVVAVECSQCNAFQSSWAACTRTGYVERINCTKSNRDEYKSCRSSLLEEHLFWKFEGAMLGLTLLSALVVVVRQRSLDRLASEKVRRQIESI